The DNA segment gaattgatgcttttgaattatggtgctggaggagactcttgagagtcccatggactgcaagaagatcaaacgcatccattcttaaggaaatcagccctgagtgctcactggaaggacagatcctgaagctgaggctccaagactttggccacctcatgagaagagaatactccctggaaaagaccctgatgttgggaaagatggagggcacaaggagaaggggacgatagaggacgagatggttggatagtgttcttgaagctaccaacatgagtttgaccaaactgcgggaggcagtggaagacaggagtgcctggcgtgctctggtccatggggtcacgaagagtcggacacgactaagcaacaGAGATTCCCCTCCAAAACACACTcatgcaatcatagaattgtagtgttggaagggaccacgagggtcatctggtccaaccccctgcaatgcagacatcttttgcccaatgtggggctcgaacccattaccctgagattaagatttcAGCCTTCTTGCGAATAGACTTGTGCCTGTTTGCTCAGCAGTAAAAGAAGAGTCGTCTTCGGGAGCCATAATGACTTAGTAAATTTATTATGACACATGCTGGTGTCCAAAAAATTTGGAGGGcacctaaggctgcagtcctctaTGCACACttaacctgagagtaagtcccttgaactcaacaggactgCCTTCTGAGCAGACGAAGATGGCACAGTTAGCCACTACTCTACACTAGATTAGGTGCTTAACAGTGCAATGCCAGAAGTTAAGTCCTTCAGAGTttgatgggacttactcccaggttaatggtgtatagggttgcagcctagCAATCTGCGTTCTTCAAGGGCGTCTCCATTGCTTAGCCTTTAAAATGATGTTGCAGCAAAGACCCGATAAATGTGAACTATTTGGaacatttgtaccctgctcttcagctcCCTGAGTGGTTCACATACAATCAaaagaagacagtccctgcctgcaGGGTTATGATATAAGAAAAACATGGCACGTGAAGGAAAAAGGATACAAAGGGAAGAATCAAACCCAGGCACTACGTTGCTCTTGCAATGACCAGCTGGCTTAATTCCTGGGGCACAAAGTGCCTATCAAGCTGATCTTTCAGCTAATGTGAGTGAGCTGTGTTTTCCATCTTCCCCACTGAAGCagtctgatggaatggctgctccCAGgtcaggaaaggaagaagagggcTGATAGGCATTATAACCTAAACACTACTGTAAACACTGACTcccaagtaagtcccattgtgctcAATGGAATTTCCTTCTGCATAGGCATGCATAGCTTTGCACTGCTAGAATAGCAAGCAgctgagcagagcagagcagagcagagcagagcagagcagagcagaataGTTTCTGCCCAGTGGCAAACTGTGCCACATGGAAGCTTGCTAGACTACTAGAGCTGTTGGTACAATAGCGTAGTGGATATAATTTTATAGATTATAGCTTGGGTATATAAAACATTTATAGGTCACATAATAAACCTGAATAATTTAAGAAGATAGAAATTAACAGCAACTCCCATGGTGATACATGCtgttagaaactgaaatatgaaagctagaagctaaatggaccttaaacctaggttatggacgcaacaatggaatgtcatggaagaatacaaagctggaaatgaatgaactgcagctatgTTCGTTTTTCACATGGTATAGTCTTTCGCCCTAATATTctcaagagggtctcttctccagtcttcagagagtacctggaagtggggaggcagaaaaaggtcctttccttccactctgcagttttaatccgaaaccttaggtgcagtactgcacccagggATCAGAAACTGCTCGAGCTAATGATGTCACAAaacgcgcctagaacaatgggagtttcaaacactggatACATGGTGCTTTCATCAGTCTTATCACGGTAGGTCCAGAATTCAAAGAGCTACATTGCACTTTAATGGTCCACGGTCCCAGAGCGCTTCCTCAAGCAGCAGGAAACACTTTCTCTGCTTCCAGAAAGCAATTCTATTgagaatttaatttttttcaaccCTCTtaaataacgccccccccccattttgtgcaTATATATCTACTTTTCATATACACAGCACCTTTTTTGAGGCATACATAATTTCACTTCACCAAGATCAGTGTGGAAGACCCCTTACATCAGGGTTTCTCAAAGGgtatggcaggagaggatggcaagtgtggtgggaagattcaggaaCAATCAAAGAAACAATCAAATCATCAACACaattaaattgttatttttttgctATCTACTTTTACACTTGCATTATTTGCTGGTTTCATTTGCTACTGTGATGGCTTTTAAGATGGTTATTTTAGGTTGCATCCAACATTAGTCAAATTCAGTACACTCGTTGAAGGTCTTCACtaatgtccattaattttaatgggtctactcagagcagaATTCAGTTTTATAGTCCTTTTTACCATGTTATGTATTTATAGAGGCTTTCGGACAGCCTGTAGTTGTATATTGGGTCGTATTTAAATTAGTGCTAAGGAGATCGTTCCATCAGTGCAAATCTTTCTACCTGCCCGACAGAACAACTTCCCCTCCACCACGCTGTACTGGGGCTTACATAATATTTATTTGCAAGTGGCATGGAACAGGTTTCCcacagaaaaataaagcactggaaaATCTGCTATCCCACATCACTGGTGCGAGACACACTCAGCCATATATGTATGACTCTCACTTGGGAGTGATGGTAGCCGAACAAGGAGATGAAACATGAAAGTGGCAAATGGAGGACTTGCGTAGAAGCTGTTTTTCCAACTTACTGACATCTGCATAGTGTCCAGAGCAAGAGCAAACTTTCAAGTCAGCTCTCAACTTCAGTATGTCTACATTTTCGCCTGATCTCAATGTGAGACCACTTTGGTTCAAACACAGATACTGCCACTTAATGCCTATACTGTTATGAGCAGATCCCCCTCTAGACATTGGTAGATATTCATGCTATCACCTTAAACCTTCCCCTTGCCAGATTTTAAGGGACAGTTTTTCAATCATATAAATAATATTCTCTGCTCACAAAGTGGAACTTTTCATAGTGTTCTGTACGAATCGACACATCTCTACCTGCCGCTTGAGGATAATAGTACGGAACGCAAATGACATACACATATCTGAGTATttatttttgtcccccccccccataggtacAAAACAACTATGCTATCTTCATACACCAACTGCACATGCTATTATGCATTAACAGGTTCACTGACACACacaacttccccctcccaccccaactcAACAGCTGTTTTCACTGATGTGCTTATTTTCTACCTGCAGAAATCCTGGTCAGGAAACCCAAAAATGCAGAGAAAAAGTCATTGATTGCACTGATTGAAAATTTCTTGCACAATCTGCATAGTATGTGTAAAGAAAGCTGGTGGGTTGGGTCTGCAGCCAGCTCACCCTACAGGGCTGCGAGTTCAAAGCCCTGGTTTCCATTAGAGCCAGGATTTATTACTGAACACAAGTAGGGCTACATCACAAGTAGGCCTCTGCCTATAGTGATTCTTTCCTAGTGACATAGGAGTAGATTCATTTGAAGTTCATTCAAGGATAGCATATGTGGAAAACATGTTTAAATTCTAATATTCTGAGCTAGATTCTGACACAGGGAcacacagcaacaacaacaatcaagcaATTTCATGAATTTGAAGATGGCTTAAAAGGTCTTTTTCATTTCCAAATCTCATCAAGCAATCAGTGCACTTGTGAGGCAATTCAGCCGAATGCCTGAAGTCCAAGTGAATTTTGAGGTCTCCAATCTGCCCTGTCGAATATTCACAATATTGACACAAATAAATCCCTTCCGACATGTGAGTGTTCAAATGTTTGCAATATTCCAGCATGCCTGAAAAGCCCTTCCCGCAGTCATCACAAACATGGGGGAATATTTTGGTGTGCTCAATTGCCACATGCCGGTTGACATTGGTATGAAGCCTGCTGCGGAAGCCACATACTTGGCACACAAAGAAGTTCTTGCATTTGTCAAAGCTGATTTTGTTGACCAGGCTGTACTGGCCTTGCTGCTGCCTGCTGTGGTAGCTGTCGCTCAGCTCAATCAGCCGGCCTGCATGCTCATTCACCACATGGCTGTGCAAGTCCTCGGGGTCACTCGTCTCATGCTCGCAAAACTGGCACAGGTACTGTTCATCACAGCTGTGCTCCTGGAAATGGAGGTACAGCTCACTGCTGGAGGAGAACTGGACGTCGCATTGCTCACACCAGTAAAGGTGGTCGCTGAAGTGTGTGTCTGCTATATGCTGGCTCAAGTTCTCAAACATTACTGTTTTGTAGTCACAGTATTTGCAAATGTAGGGATCTTCCTCGTGGATTTTTAAGTGTTCAATAAGCACTTTTTTAGAGGAGAACGTTTCTTTACATACCCGGCAGATGTTGCCCTCAGGACATGCCTTGTGCTTCAGGACAAGATGCTGCTTCAAATCTGAAAAGTACTTGCTGTTAAATGCGCAGCGCTCACATTTGTATAAGCCACTGCTGTTGGCCCGTAAGATAGGCCATTTTGATTGAATGGTGACATTCAAGGGAGGGTTTTTCTCAAGCACTTTGCAGCTTTCAACTGGGATTTCCTCTGTTTCCTCTGCTTCAAGCTTCTCCGGGGAAATAGTTTGAGTTTCTATGTCATGAACTTCAACAGCCTGGACTTCAGTAGTAGAAATTTCTACAGTCTGAATATCCAGTGGTTTCTCCTCTTCAGTTAAGCTGTCATTGAAGATAGGAGACTCACATGTGTCTTTAAAAATCCCATTATTGGCAGGTTTATCTGCAAAAAGGGAATAAAAGATATGCAAGATGAAAATCAGATGCGCAGGTCTTTTCTTTTGCCATTTTAATGTGCCTGACAAAAATGTATCAAAGTACAATGGATAGAAATATTAGTTTTTAGAACCAATCCAAGTTCTTCTGAGTTATGGACAAGGAGATCACATATGTGAATTAAAAAGCAAGATGCTAAACCTTACCTCGATTATCAGAAACCTTCAAGTCTAGCTGTTTCATAGAACACACACTGTAGCAGTGGTCTGAAAATATGCCGCTATTGTCTATGTATTTTGGGACGCCTGAAGAATCTAGACAGTTAGAAGGAAAGGCAAGTGTTAGCTTGACacactttttttgctgctttctGATGCAATGTACAGAAACTACAACTGATATACTTTGCACTGATGACCAATGCTGAAAAGAGTATTTAGAACTTATATAGCAATGTTTATTTCCAAAGTATGACAGAATCAAGGACATTGTGTTCTTATGCTCAATTCCCTGCAGTAAATAAATTAACAAGGTTAACAAAGGAATCCAGAAATACTGTAAATGGATGGTATTTCAGTGGCAGTTACGGCTTTATAGGACAGAGGGCTTTGACTCCACAATCCCATCACTTTACCTTTTCTCAGAATAGCCTagacaacaaattattatttagcATATTTCTCTTAGAAGCAACAATGCTAACAAAGCGTACAGAAATCCTTTTGCTCCTTATTTGATACTATGGTGACAGCAGTGGTGCTACTTCAGACACCAATGAGCATTACTGTGTGTTGTACACAACACTGTAGTTTCTGGA comes from the Podarcis muralis chromosome 6, rPodMur119.hap1.1, whole genome shotgun sequence genome and includes:
- the ZNF639 gene encoding zinc finger protein 639, which gives rise to MNEHPKKRKRKTLHPSRYSDSSGVPKYIDNSGIFSDHCYSVCSMKQLDLKVSDNRDKPANNGIFKDTCESPIFNDSLTEEEKPLDIQTVEISTTEVQAVEVHDIETQTISPEKLEAEETEEIPVESCKVLEKNPPLNVTIQSKWPILRANSSGLYKCERCAFNSKYFSDLKQHLVLKHKACPEGNICRVCKETFSSKKVLIEHLKIHEEDPYICKYCDYKTVMFENLSQHIADTHFSDHLYWCEQCDVQFSSSSELYLHFQEHSCDEQYLCQFCEHETSDPEDLHSHVVNEHAGRLIELSDSYHSRQQQGQYSLVNKISFDKCKNFFVCQVCGFRSRLHTNVNRHVAIEHTKIFPHVCDDCGKGFSGMLEYCKHLNTHMSEGIYLCQYCEYSTGQIGDLKIHLDFRHSAELPHKCTDCLMRFGNEKDLLSHLQIHEIA